A window from Drosophila nasuta strain 15112-1781.00 chromosome 3, ASM2355853v1, whole genome shotgun sequence encodes these proteins:
- the LOC132789763 gene encoding transcription factor AP-2-epsilon isoform X5 — MTLSYVDMPAVIEIQERLSGHGSLGLSSSSPAYTTHSGGHSGRGGPTSGHSGHSGTHGSAATMHHQSLQSDFQPPYFPPPFHHSAQSPPQQQNHGPLEYLGTDPYGQPLSSLHHAPLHHYNQLAGLRSTQDQLGIHRTHRDAELQGHVTQLSHGFPYTERRSDYGSAITAGAAHGTRLGHEHESLALHQALQNAVDDVQAPALDDNVAFMSDLPLIKSMKSGKDASNIGSGSPSEVFCAVPGRLSLLSSTSKYKVTIAEVQRRLSPPECLNASLLGGVLRRAKSKNGGRLLREKLEKIGLNLPAGRRKAANVTLLTSLVEGEATHLAKDFHFVCETEFPARQLAEYIVRHQTEPQDSYRRKELILHSQQITKELMQILSQDRTTHFGTRSQHLLEPSMQRHLTHFSLLTHGFGSPAIIAVLHAFQTFLNESLNYLEKLYPSNGGGMVSSSLDKSKIDNDKK; from the exons ATGACTTTATCCTACGTGGATATGCCCGCTGTTATTGAAATTCAG GAACGCCTTAGCGGCCATGGTAGCTTGGGTCTCTCGAGCAGCAGCCCGGCTTATACAACCCATTCGGGAGGACATTCAGGCAGAGGTGGCCCCACCTCGGGACACAGTGGGCACAGTGGCACCCATGGGTCGGCAGCTACCATGCATCATCAATCACTGCAGTCTGATTTTCAACCTCCATACTTTCCGCCACCTTTCCACCATTCAGCTCAAAGCCCTCCACAGCAACAG AACCATGGGCCGCTCGAGTACTTGGGCACGGATCCCTATGGCCAGCCGCTGTCTTCACTGCATCATGCTCCACTTCACCACTACAATCAGTTGGCGGGCCTCAGGTCCACGCAGGATCAACTAGGTATCCATAGAACCCACAGGGATGCTGAGTTGCAAGGACATGTT ACTCAACTATCTCATGGCTTTCCCTACACGGAGAGAAGAAGTGATTACGGCAGTGCAATTacagcaggagcagcacaCGGCACCAGACTTGGACATGAGCACGAATCTTTGGCCTTACATCAAGCGCTGCAGAATGCTGTTGATGACGTCCAAGCTCCTGCCCTGGATGACAATGTAGCTTTCATGTCAGATTTACCTTTAATCAAAA GCATGAAAAGTGGGAAGGACGCCTCGAACATAGGCTCAGGGTCGCCAAGTGAAGTATTTTGCGCTGTTCCCGGTCGACTCAGTCTTCTGTCAAGTACTTCGAAATATAAGGTTACAATTGCGGAAGTTCAGCGCAGATTGTCGCCGCCCGAATGCTTAAATGCATCCTTGCTGGGTGGCGTTCTCAGAAG GGCGAAGAGCAAAAATGGAGGCAGACTATTGAGGGAAAAGCTTGAAAAGATTGGACTAAACCTACCAGCTGGTCGTCGAAAAGCGGCAAACGTAACATTGTTAACATCCTTAGTCGAGGGAGAAGCCACTCACCTGGCCAAGGACTTTCACTTTGTGTGCGAAACTGAGTTTCCAGCCAGACAATTAGCCGAGTATATTGTGCGCCATCAAACCGAACCCCAAGACTCGTATCGACGAAAAGAGCTCATCCTTCACTCGCAACAA ATTACAAAAGAATTGATGCAAATATTGAGCCAGGATCGAACCACACACTTTGGAACAAGATCACAGCATTTATTGGAGCCTTCAATGCAGCGGCACTTAACACACTTTTCCTTATTAACGCACGGATTCGGTTCTCCTGCAATTATTGCCGTGTTGCATGCTTTTCAG aCGTTTCTTAATGAATCATTGAACTATTTGGAAAAATTATACCCTTCGAATGGAGGCGGAATGGTATCTTCATCTCTggataaaagtaaaattgacAACGATAAGAAATGA
- the LOC132789763 gene encoding transcription factor AP-2-epsilon isoform X2 yields the protein MTLSYVDMPAVIEIQERLSGHGSLGLSSSSPAYTTHSGGHSGRGGPTSGHSGHSGTHGSAATMHHQSLQSDFQPPYFPPPFHHSAQSPPQQQISGYLQNHGPLEYLGTDPYGQPLSSLHHAPLHHYNQLAGLRSTQDQLGIHRTHRDAELQGHVTQLSHGFPYTERRSDYGSAITAGAAHGTRLGHEHESLALHQALQNAVDDVQAPALDDNVAFMSDLPLIKSMKSGKDASNIGSGSPSEVFCAVPGRLSLLSSTSKYKVTIAEVQRRLSPPECLNASLLGGVLRRAKSKNGGRLLREKLEKIGLNLPAGRRKAANVTLLTSLVEGEATHLAKDFHFVCETEFPARQLAEYIVRHQTEPQDSYRRKELILHSQQITKELMQILSQDRTTHFGTRSQHLLEPSMQRHLTHFSLLTHGFGSPAIIAVLHAFQTFLNESLNYLEKLYPSNGGGMVSSSLDKSKIDNDKK from the exons ATGACTTTATCCTACGTGGATATGCCCGCTGTTATTGAAATTCAG GAACGCCTTAGCGGCCATGGTAGCTTGGGTCTCTCGAGCAGCAGCCCGGCTTATACAACCCATTCGGGAGGACATTCAGGCAGAGGTGGCCCCACCTCGGGACACAGTGGGCACAGTGGCACCCATGGGTCGGCAGCTACCATGCATCATCAATCACTGCAGTCTGATTTTCAACCTCCATACTTTCCGCCACCTTTCCACCATTCAGCTCAAAGCCCTCCACAGCAACAG ATATCCGGCTATTTACAGAACCATGGGCCGCTCGAGTACTTGGGCACGGATCCCTATGGCCAGCCGCTGTCTTCACTGCATCATGCTCCACTTCACCACTACAATCAGTTGGCGGGCCTCAGGTCCACGCAGGATCAACTAGGTATCCATAGAACCCACAGGGATGCTGAGTTGCAAGGACATGTT ACTCAACTATCTCATGGCTTTCCCTACACGGAGAGAAGAAGTGATTACGGCAGTGCAATTacagcaggagcagcacaCGGCACCAGACTTGGACATGAGCACGAATCTTTGGCCTTACATCAAGCGCTGCAGAATGCTGTTGATGACGTCCAAGCTCCTGCCCTGGATGACAATGTAGCTTTCATGTCAGATTTACCTTTAATCAAAA GCATGAAAAGTGGGAAGGACGCCTCGAACATAGGCTCAGGGTCGCCAAGTGAAGTATTTTGCGCTGTTCCCGGTCGACTCAGTCTTCTGTCAAGTACTTCGAAATATAAGGTTACAATTGCGGAAGTTCAGCGCAGATTGTCGCCGCCCGAATGCTTAAATGCATCCTTGCTGGGTGGCGTTCTCAGAAG GGCGAAGAGCAAAAATGGAGGCAGACTATTGAGGGAAAAGCTTGAAAAGATTGGACTAAACCTACCAGCTGGTCGTCGAAAAGCGGCAAACGTAACATTGTTAACATCCTTAGTCGAGGGAGAAGCCACTCACCTGGCCAAGGACTTTCACTTTGTGTGCGAAACTGAGTTTCCAGCCAGACAATTAGCCGAGTATATTGTGCGCCATCAAACCGAACCCCAAGACTCGTATCGACGAAAAGAGCTCATCCTTCACTCGCAACAA ATTACAAAAGAATTGATGCAAATATTGAGCCAGGATCGAACCACACACTTTGGAACAAGATCACAGCATTTATTGGAGCCTTCAATGCAGCGGCACTTAACACACTTTTCCTTATTAACGCACGGATTCGGTTCTCCTGCAATTATTGCCGTGTTGCATGCTTTTCAG aCGTTTCTTAATGAATCATTGAACTATTTGGAAAAATTATACCCTTCGAATGGAGGCGGAATGGTATCTTCATCTCTggataaaagtaaaattgacAACGATAAGAAATGA
- the LOC132789763 gene encoding transcription factor AP-2-epsilon isoform X6, producing MSFLATLDANAWQERLSGHGSLGLSSSSPAYTTHSGGHSGRGGPTSGHSGHSGTHGSAATMHHQSLQSDFQPPYFPPPFHHSAQSPPQQQNHGPLEYLGTDPYGQPLSSLHHAPLHHYNQLAGLRSTQDQLGIHRTHRDAELQGHVTQLSHGFPYTERRSDYGSAITAGAAHGTRLGHEHESLALHQALQNAVDDVQAPALDDNVAFMSDLPLIKSMKSGKDASNIGSGSPSEVFCAVPGRLSLLSSTSKYKVTIAEVQRRLSPPECLNASLLGGVLRRAKSKNGGRLLREKLEKIGLNLPAGRRKAANVTLLTSLVEGEATHLAKDFHFVCETEFPARQLAEYIVRHQTEPQDSYRRKELILHSQQITKELMQILSQDRTTHFGTRSQHLLEPSMQRHLTHFSLLTHGFGSPAIIAVLHAFQTFLNESLNYLEKLYPSNGGGMVSSSLDKSKIDNDKK from the exons GAACGCCTTAGCGGCCATGGTAGCTTGGGTCTCTCGAGCAGCAGCCCGGCTTATACAACCCATTCGGGAGGACATTCAGGCAGAGGTGGCCCCACCTCGGGACACAGTGGGCACAGTGGCACCCATGGGTCGGCAGCTACCATGCATCATCAATCACTGCAGTCTGATTTTCAACCTCCATACTTTCCGCCACCTTTCCACCATTCAGCTCAAAGCCCTCCACAGCAACAG AACCATGGGCCGCTCGAGTACTTGGGCACGGATCCCTATGGCCAGCCGCTGTCTTCACTGCATCATGCTCCACTTCACCACTACAATCAGTTGGCGGGCCTCAGGTCCACGCAGGATCAACTAGGTATCCATAGAACCCACAGGGATGCTGAGTTGCAAGGACATGTT ACTCAACTATCTCATGGCTTTCCCTACACGGAGAGAAGAAGTGATTACGGCAGTGCAATTacagcaggagcagcacaCGGCACCAGACTTGGACATGAGCACGAATCTTTGGCCTTACATCAAGCGCTGCAGAATGCTGTTGATGACGTCCAAGCTCCTGCCCTGGATGACAATGTAGCTTTCATGTCAGATTTACCTTTAATCAAAA GCATGAAAAGTGGGAAGGACGCCTCGAACATAGGCTCAGGGTCGCCAAGTGAAGTATTTTGCGCTGTTCCCGGTCGACTCAGTCTTCTGTCAAGTACTTCGAAATATAAGGTTACAATTGCGGAAGTTCAGCGCAGATTGTCGCCGCCCGAATGCTTAAATGCATCCTTGCTGGGTGGCGTTCTCAGAAG GGCGAAGAGCAAAAATGGAGGCAGACTATTGAGGGAAAAGCTTGAAAAGATTGGACTAAACCTACCAGCTGGTCGTCGAAAAGCGGCAAACGTAACATTGTTAACATCCTTAGTCGAGGGAGAAGCCACTCACCTGGCCAAGGACTTTCACTTTGTGTGCGAAACTGAGTTTCCAGCCAGACAATTAGCCGAGTATATTGTGCGCCATCAAACCGAACCCCAAGACTCGTATCGACGAAAAGAGCTCATCCTTCACTCGCAACAA ATTACAAAAGAATTGATGCAAATATTGAGCCAGGATCGAACCACACACTTTGGAACAAGATCACAGCATTTATTGGAGCCTTCAATGCAGCGGCACTTAACACACTTTTCCTTATTAACGCACGGATTCGGTTCTCCTGCAATTATTGCCGTGTTGCATGCTTTTCAG aCGTTTCTTAATGAATCATTGAACTATTTGGAAAAATTATACCCTTCGAATGGAGGCGGAATGGTATCTTCATCTCTggataaaagtaaaattgacAACGATAAGAAATGA
- the LOC132789763 gene encoding transcription factor AP-2-epsilon isoform X4, translating to MSFLATLDANAWQERLSGHGSLGLSSSSPAYTTHSGGHSGRGGPTSGHSGHSGTHGSAATMHHQSLQSDFQPPYFPPPFHHSAQSPPQQQISGYLQNHGPLEYLGTDPYGQPLSSLHHAPLHHYNQLAGLRSTQDQLGIHRTHRDAELQGHVTQLSHGFPYTERRSDYGSAITAGAAHGTRLGHEHESLALHQALQNAVDDVQAPALDDNVAFMSDLPLIKSMKSGKDASNIGSGSPSEVFCAVPGRLSLLSSTSKYKVTIAEVQRRLSPPECLNASLLGGVLRRAKSKNGGRLLREKLEKIGLNLPAGRRKAANVTLLTSLVEGEATHLAKDFHFVCETEFPARQLAEYIVRHQTEPQDSYRRKELILHSQQITKELMQILSQDRTTHFGTRSQHLLEPSMQRHLTHFSLLTHGFGSPAIIAVLHAFQTFLNESLNYLEKLYPSNGGGMVSSSLDKSKIDNDKK from the exons GAACGCCTTAGCGGCCATGGTAGCTTGGGTCTCTCGAGCAGCAGCCCGGCTTATACAACCCATTCGGGAGGACATTCAGGCAGAGGTGGCCCCACCTCGGGACACAGTGGGCACAGTGGCACCCATGGGTCGGCAGCTACCATGCATCATCAATCACTGCAGTCTGATTTTCAACCTCCATACTTTCCGCCACCTTTCCACCATTCAGCTCAAAGCCCTCCACAGCAACAG ATATCCGGCTATTTACAGAACCATGGGCCGCTCGAGTACTTGGGCACGGATCCCTATGGCCAGCCGCTGTCTTCACTGCATCATGCTCCACTTCACCACTACAATCAGTTGGCGGGCCTCAGGTCCACGCAGGATCAACTAGGTATCCATAGAACCCACAGGGATGCTGAGTTGCAAGGACATGTT ACTCAACTATCTCATGGCTTTCCCTACACGGAGAGAAGAAGTGATTACGGCAGTGCAATTacagcaggagcagcacaCGGCACCAGACTTGGACATGAGCACGAATCTTTGGCCTTACATCAAGCGCTGCAGAATGCTGTTGATGACGTCCAAGCTCCTGCCCTGGATGACAATGTAGCTTTCATGTCAGATTTACCTTTAATCAAAA GCATGAAAAGTGGGAAGGACGCCTCGAACATAGGCTCAGGGTCGCCAAGTGAAGTATTTTGCGCTGTTCCCGGTCGACTCAGTCTTCTGTCAAGTACTTCGAAATATAAGGTTACAATTGCGGAAGTTCAGCGCAGATTGTCGCCGCCCGAATGCTTAAATGCATCCTTGCTGGGTGGCGTTCTCAGAAG GGCGAAGAGCAAAAATGGAGGCAGACTATTGAGGGAAAAGCTTGAAAAGATTGGACTAAACCTACCAGCTGGTCGTCGAAAAGCGGCAAACGTAACATTGTTAACATCCTTAGTCGAGGGAGAAGCCACTCACCTGGCCAAGGACTTTCACTTTGTGTGCGAAACTGAGTTTCCAGCCAGACAATTAGCCGAGTATATTGTGCGCCATCAAACCGAACCCCAAGACTCGTATCGACGAAAAGAGCTCATCCTTCACTCGCAACAA ATTACAAAAGAATTGATGCAAATATTGAGCCAGGATCGAACCACACACTTTGGAACAAGATCACAGCATTTATTGGAGCCTTCAATGCAGCGGCACTTAACACACTTTTCCTTATTAACGCACGGATTCGGTTCTCCTGCAATTATTGCCGTGTTGCATGCTTTTCAG aCGTTTCTTAATGAATCATTGAACTATTTGGAAAAATTATACCCTTCGAATGGAGGCGGAATGGTATCTTCATCTCTggataaaagtaaaattgacAACGATAAGAAATGA
- the LOC132789763 gene encoding transcription factor AP-2-epsilon isoform X1, with the protein MHILHRTNDHQFEDQKFMMERLSGHGSLGLSSSSPAYTTHSGGHSGRGGPTSGHSGHSGTHGSAATMHHQSLQSDFQPPYFPPPFHHSAQSPPQQQISGYLQNHGPLEYLGTDPYGQPLSSLHHAPLHHYNQLAGLRSTQDQLGIHRTHRDAELQGHVTQLSHGFPYTERRSDYGSAITAGAAHGTRLGHEHESLALHQALQNAVDDVQAPALDDNVAFMSDLPLIKSMKSGKDASNIGSGSPSEVFCAVPGRLSLLSSTSKYKVTIAEVQRRLSPPECLNASLLGGVLRRAKSKNGGRLLREKLEKIGLNLPAGRRKAANVTLLTSLVEGEATHLAKDFHFVCETEFPARQLAEYIVRHQTEPQDSYRRKELILHSQQITKELMQILSQDRTTHFGTRSQHLLEPSMQRHLTHFSLLTHGFGSPAIIAVLHAFQTFLNESLNYLEKLYPSNGGGMVSSSLDKSKIDNDKK; encoded by the exons GAACGCCTTAGCGGCCATGGTAGCTTGGGTCTCTCGAGCAGCAGCCCGGCTTATACAACCCATTCGGGAGGACATTCAGGCAGAGGTGGCCCCACCTCGGGACACAGTGGGCACAGTGGCACCCATGGGTCGGCAGCTACCATGCATCATCAATCACTGCAGTCTGATTTTCAACCTCCATACTTTCCGCCACCTTTCCACCATTCAGCTCAAAGCCCTCCACAGCAACAG ATATCCGGCTATTTACAGAACCATGGGCCGCTCGAGTACTTGGGCACGGATCCCTATGGCCAGCCGCTGTCTTCACTGCATCATGCTCCACTTCACCACTACAATCAGTTGGCGGGCCTCAGGTCCACGCAGGATCAACTAGGTATCCATAGAACCCACAGGGATGCTGAGTTGCAAGGACATGTT ACTCAACTATCTCATGGCTTTCCCTACACGGAGAGAAGAAGTGATTACGGCAGTGCAATTacagcaggagcagcacaCGGCACCAGACTTGGACATGAGCACGAATCTTTGGCCTTACATCAAGCGCTGCAGAATGCTGTTGATGACGTCCAAGCTCCTGCCCTGGATGACAATGTAGCTTTCATGTCAGATTTACCTTTAATCAAAA GCATGAAAAGTGGGAAGGACGCCTCGAACATAGGCTCAGGGTCGCCAAGTGAAGTATTTTGCGCTGTTCCCGGTCGACTCAGTCTTCTGTCAAGTACTTCGAAATATAAGGTTACAATTGCGGAAGTTCAGCGCAGATTGTCGCCGCCCGAATGCTTAAATGCATCCTTGCTGGGTGGCGTTCTCAGAAG GGCGAAGAGCAAAAATGGAGGCAGACTATTGAGGGAAAAGCTTGAAAAGATTGGACTAAACCTACCAGCTGGTCGTCGAAAAGCGGCAAACGTAACATTGTTAACATCCTTAGTCGAGGGAGAAGCCACTCACCTGGCCAAGGACTTTCACTTTGTGTGCGAAACTGAGTTTCCAGCCAGACAATTAGCCGAGTATATTGTGCGCCATCAAACCGAACCCCAAGACTCGTATCGACGAAAAGAGCTCATCCTTCACTCGCAACAA ATTACAAAAGAATTGATGCAAATATTGAGCCAGGATCGAACCACACACTTTGGAACAAGATCACAGCATTTATTGGAGCCTTCAATGCAGCGGCACTTAACACACTTTTCCTTATTAACGCACGGATTCGGTTCTCCTGCAATTATTGCCGTGTTGCATGCTTTTCAG aCGTTTCTTAATGAATCATTGAACTATTTGGAAAAATTATACCCTTCGAATGGAGGCGGAATGGTATCTTCATCTCTggataaaagtaaaattgacAACGATAAGAAATGA
- the LOC132789763 gene encoding transcription factor AP-2-epsilon isoform X3 — translation MHILHRTNDHQFEDQKFMMERLSGHGSLGLSSSSPAYTTHSGGHSGRGGPTSGHSGHSGTHGSAATMHHQSLQSDFQPPYFPPPFHHSAQSPPQQQNHGPLEYLGTDPYGQPLSSLHHAPLHHYNQLAGLRSTQDQLGIHRTHRDAELQGHVTQLSHGFPYTERRSDYGSAITAGAAHGTRLGHEHESLALHQALQNAVDDVQAPALDDNVAFMSDLPLIKSMKSGKDASNIGSGSPSEVFCAVPGRLSLLSSTSKYKVTIAEVQRRLSPPECLNASLLGGVLRRAKSKNGGRLLREKLEKIGLNLPAGRRKAANVTLLTSLVEGEATHLAKDFHFVCETEFPARQLAEYIVRHQTEPQDSYRRKELILHSQQITKELMQILSQDRTTHFGTRSQHLLEPSMQRHLTHFSLLTHGFGSPAIIAVLHAFQTFLNESLNYLEKLYPSNGGGMVSSSLDKSKIDNDKK, via the exons GAACGCCTTAGCGGCCATGGTAGCTTGGGTCTCTCGAGCAGCAGCCCGGCTTATACAACCCATTCGGGAGGACATTCAGGCAGAGGTGGCCCCACCTCGGGACACAGTGGGCACAGTGGCACCCATGGGTCGGCAGCTACCATGCATCATCAATCACTGCAGTCTGATTTTCAACCTCCATACTTTCCGCCACCTTTCCACCATTCAGCTCAAAGCCCTCCACAGCAACAG AACCATGGGCCGCTCGAGTACTTGGGCACGGATCCCTATGGCCAGCCGCTGTCTTCACTGCATCATGCTCCACTTCACCACTACAATCAGTTGGCGGGCCTCAGGTCCACGCAGGATCAACTAGGTATCCATAGAACCCACAGGGATGCTGAGTTGCAAGGACATGTT ACTCAACTATCTCATGGCTTTCCCTACACGGAGAGAAGAAGTGATTACGGCAGTGCAATTacagcaggagcagcacaCGGCACCAGACTTGGACATGAGCACGAATCTTTGGCCTTACATCAAGCGCTGCAGAATGCTGTTGATGACGTCCAAGCTCCTGCCCTGGATGACAATGTAGCTTTCATGTCAGATTTACCTTTAATCAAAA GCATGAAAAGTGGGAAGGACGCCTCGAACATAGGCTCAGGGTCGCCAAGTGAAGTATTTTGCGCTGTTCCCGGTCGACTCAGTCTTCTGTCAAGTACTTCGAAATATAAGGTTACAATTGCGGAAGTTCAGCGCAGATTGTCGCCGCCCGAATGCTTAAATGCATCCTTGCTGGGTGGCGTTCTCAGAAG GGCGAAGAGCAAAAATGGAGGCAGACTATTGAGGGAAAAGCTTGAAAAGATTGGACTAAACCTACCAGCTGGTCGTCGAAAAGCGGCAAACGTAACATTGTTAACATCCTTAGTCGAGGGAGAAGCCACTCACCTGGCCAAGGACTTTCACTTTGTGTGCGAAACTGAGTTTCCAGCCAGACAATTAGCCGAGTATATTGTGCGCCATCAAACCGAACCCCAAGACTCGTATCGACGAAAAGAGCTCATCCTTCACTCGCAACAA ATTACAAAAGAATTGATGCAAATATTGAGCCAGGATCGAACCACACACTTTGGAACAAGATCACAGCATTTATTGGAGCCTTCAATGCAGCGGCACTTAACACACTTTTCCTTATTAACGCACGGATTCGGTTCTCCTGCAATTATTGCCGTGTTGCATGCTTTTCAG aCGTTTCTTAATGAATCATTGAACTATTTGGAAAAATTATACCCTTCGAATGGAGGCGGAATGGTATCTTCATCTCTggataaaagtaaaattgacAACGATAAGAAATGA